TGCTTGGCAAAGTCATCTTGAACGTTCTATGCAAAGGACTGTTGACTTACAGGTGAATTTTTTCCAACAAGCAGATACTTCTATGGCTAGAGTTTGTGGAGATTTACTCAGAACGGCAGAAGTTTTAGTTGCTGCAAATGATCACCACCAATCTGGTAAGGGTGCAAGCAATCATGGATAATTTTATTAGAGATGAAATTGATGCAGAGATGATAGAGGATGATGACTCTAGCATCTATCTGTCTATTGGCGATTTGATGTCTGGTTTGCTGATGTTTTTTGCTTTGCTATTTATCACTGCATTACTCCAACTTGCACAAAAGGATGTACCAAAACGGTTAATAATTGGTAATGTGGTGGGCGAGATGAAAAGTAACAATATTAATGTCAAAGTTAATCCTGAAACTGGAGATATCAGCATTCAGGAGTCAATTCTGTTTGCTCAGGGAAGTAACGAACTAAAACCAGAAGGTAAAGCTTTTCTCAGCCGTTTTATTCCTGTTTACAGTGGGGTAATTTTTTCAAAGGAAGAATTTGAAAACGAAATTAGCCGTGTAGTTATAGAAGGTCATACTAGCTCGGAAGGAGATGAAAAAATAAATCTGGAACTGAGTTTAATGCGGTCTTTGTCAGTTTATAAATATATTTTTTCTGACATTAATTTCCCTACAAAAACGGCTTTGAGCCAGAAAATACTAGCTGCTGGTCGTGGAGAAGTTGAAGCTGATCACAGTCGGGATAATCCAGGCGATCGCAAAGTGGTTTTCCGCTTTCAGTTTCGTAATGATGAGTTAAAAAAAGATATCGCTGAAACCTCACTTTAAAGGATAAATAATCTTGAATTTTGAATTTTCTCTTCCTTCCCTACCTGAACCTCCAAAATGTATTCCTAATCAACTGATTCAGCTTACAAGTAACTTACCAGAGCCAAAAATCTCAACACCAAGTGTTGATAAAGTATTAGCAGCTATTGAACAGGGTAAAGCTGATCAAGTAAGTCAATTAGACTGGATTTACTGCATCCATGCTAAAGCACAGTGGGATAAACAAAATACTGACCGTTCTCATAAAACATCAGCAGCCATTTGGAAGGTAGCAATTTCTAACTCATGGTTACAACATCAGCTATTGTGGCGTTTAGCTCTTTATTCTCATCATCAGCAAGAACAGGTATTAGCCAAGTCTTTAGCTGATTCTTTTGATATCTTTGCTAATTCTAACTTAGTTAGTCACCTGCTACCAGTTCAAATTGTGCGGGCACTTTGCAGTCAACAACCAGGGAGAGAATTAGCCAAAATTGCTGATGAACAGCGTGTCAATCAAACTGAATTAGTTAACATAATTCTAAGAGATTTACCAGTTTGGATTCCATCATTCAGCCAATTCATAGAAGAGATAACACCATATTTTGTAAAAATGATTTCTCCAAATCAGCAGCAAGTAACCTGGTTGTTAAGTTGCTTGAATGAAATGTCAAATACTCAGCAAATAAACGCTGTTGATTATTTACTAACCCGTGTTTATAATGATGTAGTAAAAAATTATTCTTTCTTAGTTGATTGGTTGCGAAATAACTACAGAAATGGGGAAAATTGGTATAAACTTTCCGAACCAGCTAGGCGAAGACTTCGACAGTGGATTGGCGGCATTAATTATGGTGATTTCCAAAGGTTAGTAGATGTAATATTGAGCCGGATAGCTTTAGAATCCTTCGAGTCAAATAGGCTACGTAGTCGCAGAGAATTTTGGGCTAACTACAGTAACCGCTTTGAACGGCTTCGCATTTTGTTACCCAGCACATCACAAATTGCCATAGGATATCAAATTCAAGGTGATGTCGATTTACTAAAGGATGATGGTAGTGATCCTACAGAGGTTTGTATATTCGATTTTGGTGACTTGTTTGTAGTCGAATTTTTTCGTGGAAGAGGTAGTGAAACGCGCCTGTTTCCTAATAATTCCCAAACTCAGCAAATCCTTTTTGGTGAATCAAGGCTTTCAGTTAAACAAATTCGCTGTTTGGGTGGCGATAAGCACGATCATGTATTTCTTTGGCAGGTATTTTCGCCAATCTGGCTGGCCAATAATGGCATTTTACCTAATCGAAATACTCCCCCTTCCAGAAACCCGACAACAGGTGAATTACGAGAGAGAGAATACCGACTTGAACAATGGAGCAGAGAAATTAAGTATCTAGAAAGGGAAGCTAAACTCTACTGTAATGTTCAGTAAGTAGATACGAAAATACGTCAAGAAAAATTAACTGTAGGGTGTGTTGTCGCGCAGCGCAACGCACCATTAGCGACTGACAAATAAAAAAACATTCCAAATTTTATTGTGGGATGGGTGTCCCCACCCGTCCTTTAATCAGGGCCGGTATCTTTGCCCACAATATGGATAATTCATTTATTTCTGAGTAGTCCCTTAAAACTTTGGCTGTGCTACGTCCTATATAGCAATACGGTTCAGTTAACAAAATTGTAGGTTAGGTTAAGCGCAGCGCAACCCAACATTTGCGCGACTTCGGGTGAGATCAGTGTTACAGCCTAGAGGAGTCGAGACTTTAACAATTCAAGGTGCGTTAGCCTACGGCATAACACACCCTACGGGGAATTTATGTTTTTTATATACATTGAATTTTGCTTGTCTACTTGTCTGGAAAAAGTATTTTATTTGACTCATTATTTATACTTGCATCAGCCGTGAAGGTTGGCTTGCTCTTGTAACCAGGGGTCTACAGGCTGTCCATCTTTGCGACGTAGTTCAATTTCTATGGCTATAACTTCTTTGGAACCAGGAGGTGCAGGTTTCTGATGGAAAATGATGTCATAATCTAATGGATCATGTTTGCGCTCTTTTAACCAGTCCTGCACCTTGGTTGTGGCAAAAAATGATTGCCCTTGCTCAAACATCCGGCTAATCTGCATTTGTAATGTGTAGGGGTTGATGCGACCCATTTTTTAGACCCTTTTTTAAAGTAAACCTCATATTCTAGTTTATCTTAAGGACGGTGGAAATAGTTTCCAGAGTACGGTAAACTGGAATTCTCAACATATTATGTCTTCGTTACAATAAGAGTTATAAACTCAGTTGAGAGGACACCAGAATGCCAGTTGCATACGATTCTCATAAGCGTAAATTGCTATCATCGCTGTGTCACGGGGCGATTTTCTTTAGTACAACATTATTCTCTATTGGGGTTCCAATTGTCATTACTTTAATTTCTGACGACCCAGTGGTGAAAAGTAACGCTAAAGAATCGATTAATTTTCACTTCAATGTTTGGTTTTGGGCAACTATTATTGGCGTTCCAATTGGGATTCTATCTTTCCTCACCTTTGGCTTGGGGGGAATTTTATTCTTTCCCGTAGTTGCGTTGGGTTTTGCTCTGCACTGGGGATTGACAATTTGGGCGCTGTTGCACTGTTTTAGCCGGCCAGATGAACCATTCCGTTATCCGTTCATTTTTCGAGTCTTCTAATTGCACTAACTCAATTTTTGCCGTTGCTGATTTCTAATATGAATTTTTGTCACGCTCCAGGCGCAGAGGCGCAAAGGTAATTTTGACATTTTCTGATTCAGCAACGCCCAATTTTTTTGTCTATTCCCAATGATTGCTTTTTTCTTACTTGTGGAATATTTTGACAGATGCAAAATTTATATCTTAAGTTATATACAAATAGGCAATTAATTCAGGGTAAAAATATTCATATTTCAATCATAAAATATATTCCCTAAATTCAGCCGCCAGCCAGAGGGAAGCCAAGATAATAATTTTTAGGCTGATAGGTATAGATATTCTACACCTAGAAATATATGCCTCTTTACAAACTGGAAGAATTTGACCCTAACTACCGACAAACCTTTGGCGGTGATGATGTTAAAGCTTTAGACCTTTATACCGAAGGAGGTGTAAGAATTGGGTCTGTAGCTGATGCTTTGGTTGACCAAGGTGGACGTTTTCGGTATTTAGTTATTGACAGCAGCTTGGACTCTATTAGCAAAAAGATATTACTCCCCATTGGACTTTCCCATATCAATTATCTAGCCAAACGTGTTTATGTTGATGGGCTGAGTAAAGAACAAGTTGAACGTTTACCTGAATATCAGGAAAGCATGACTGTTGATGAAGATTACGAAAAACAGGTGCGCCTTGTTTTTCGTCCTGAAAGCAAAGATGGAGCTTCTGAACGCGAGACATCTCTTTACCAACGAGAACCAGATTTATATAATTTAAATGAACAATATCATCAAACCCTCAGACTGTATGAAGAACGATTGATTGCTAACAAGCATCGCATCAAGACTGGGGAAGTAGCAGTTGGTAAGCACATTGAAACACAAACTGCACGGGTGACAGTCCCTGTTAAAAAAGAACGTGTTTTGATCGAACGAGTTCCACCAACACAAGCAGGAACAGTTGTAGACCCCAACGCTCTCAAATTTCAAGAAGGGGAAGTAACACGCATAGAAT
The window above is part of the Nodularia spumigena CCY9414 genome. Proteins encoded here:
- a CDS encoding EH signature domain-containing protein, which gives rise to MNFEFSLPSLPEPPKCIPNQLIQLTSNLPEPKISTPSVDKVLAAIEQGKADQVSQLDWIYCIHAKAQWDKQNTDRSHKTSAAIWKVAISNSWLQHQLLWRLALYSHHQQEQVLAKSLADSFDIFANSNLVSHLLPVQIVRALCSQQPGRELAKIADEQRVNQTELVNIILRDLPVWIPSFSQFIEEITPYFVKMISPNQQQVTWLLSCLNEMSNTQQINAVDYLLTRVYNDVVKNYSFLVDWLRNNYRNGENWYKLSEPARRRLRQWIGGINYGDFQRLVDVILSRIALESFESNRLRSRREFWANYSNRFERLRILLPSTSQIAIGYQIQGDVDLLKDDGSDPTEVCIFDFGDLFVVEFFRGRGSETRLFPNNSQTQQILFGESRLSVKQIRCLGGDKHDHVFLWQVFSPIWLANNGILPNRNTPPSRNPTTGELREREYRLEQWSREIKYLEREAKLYCNVQ
- a CDS encoding OmpA/MotB family protein, with protein sequence MDNFIRDEIDAEMIEDDDSSIYLSIGDLMSGLLMFFALLFITALLQLAQKDVPKRLIIGNVVGEMKSNNINVKVNPETGDISIQESILFAQGSNELKPEGKAFLSRFIPVYSGVIFSKEEFENEISRVVIEGHTSSEGDEKINLELSLMRSLSVYKYIFSDINFPTKTALSQKILAAGRGEVEADHSRDNPGDRKVVFRFQFRNDELKKDIAETSL
- a CDS encoding DUF4870 domain-containing protein encodes the protein MPVAYDSHKRKLLSSLCHGAIFFSTTLFSIGVPIVITLISDDPVVKSNAKESINFHFNVWFWATIIGVPIGILSFLTFGLGGILFFPVVALGFALHWGLTIWALLHCFSRPDEPFRYPFIFRVF
- a CDS encoding DUF2382 domain-containing protein — its product is MPLYKLEEFDPNYRQTFGGDDVKALDLYTEGGVRIGSVADALVDQGGRFRYLVIDSSLDSISKKILLPIGLSHINYLAKRVYVDGLSKEQVERLPEYQESMTVDEDYEKQVRLVFRPESKDGASERETSLYQREPDLYNLNEQYHQTLRLYEERLIANKHRIKTGEVAVGKHIETQTARVTVPVKKERVLIERVPPTQAGTVVDPNALKFQEGEVTRIELYEETPEIRKEAFVREEIRVKKVVDRHTVEAQDTIRREQLDIDTTGELHVDETGTQREEAV